A single Brassica rapa cultivar Chiifu-401-42 chromosome A04, CAAS_Brap_v3.01, whole genome shotgun sequence DNA region contains:
- the LOC103828475 gene encoding uncharacterized protein LOC103828475, translating into MAETREIVLPLTIPLHHPRSNFPQFTVTKQLHLQAWNPLACLPSPPAGCSVCWWSLYLWKDWMGICNENGTRHTRTVKDEEDSLKRKVKETMEKAFWDSVMESMKLEEPGMSFARWCLIAGKWK; encoded by the exons ATGGCTGAAACGCGTGAAATTGTTCTTCCTCTGACGATTCCTCTTCATCATCCCCGATCAAACTTTCCACAATTCACCGTTACC AAGCAACTACATCTACAGGCATGGAATCCACTGGCATGTCTCCCCTCTCCACCGGCAG GTTGCTCTGTATGTTGGTGGTCTTTATATTTGTGGAAAG ATTGGATGGGAATCTGTAATGAAAATGGGACAAGACACACGAGAACTGTCAAGGATGAAGAGGACAGTCTAAAG AGGAAGGTAAAGGAGACTATGGAGAAAGCTTTCTGGGATAGTGTGATGGAATCAATGAAACTGGAGGAGCCTGGGATGAGCTTTGCCAGATGGTGCCTGATAGCTGGAAAGTGGAAATAA
- the LOC103863968 gene encoding bidirectional sugar transporter SWEET8 — MVDAKQVRFIVGVIGNVISFFLFFSPMPTFWRIFKNKSVEEFQPWPYVATMMNCMLWVFYGLPVVHKDSILVTTINAVGMGFEAFYISVFLIYCGGKKNFRRNIGLYLVAEVIAVAGIVLITLFAIQNEFAKQTFVGVICDVFNIAMYGAPSLVIKKVIRTRSVEYMPFLLSFVSFVNAGIWTAYSLIYKLDLYVLISNGLGTALCASQLIVYGLYRNATPRDEDKTKPSEIEIPATA, encoded by the exons ATGGTTGACGCTAAACAAGTCCGCTTCATCGTCGGAGTTATCG GGAACGTGATctccttctttctcttcttctcgcCAAT GCCGACGTTTTGGAGGATCTTTAAGAACAAGTCTGTAGAGGAGTTTCAGCCGTGGCCTTACGTGGCAACGATGATGAACTGTATGCTTTGGGTTTTCTATGGACTCCCTGTTGTTCACAAGGATAGTATCCTTGTTACCACCATTAATGCGGTCGGCATGGGATTCGAAGCTTTCTACATATCCGTCTTCTTAATCTACTGTGGCGGCAAGAAAAACTTCAGG AGGAACATTGGGTTATACCTTGTGGCTGAGGTTATTGCGGTGGCTGGGATTGTTTTGATTACTCTTTTCGCTATTCAAAACGAGTTTGCAAAACAGACGTTCGTTGGTGTCATCTGCGACGTCTTCAACATTGCTATGTATGGAGCTCCTTCACTTGTCATC AAAAAAGTGATAAGGACAAGGAGTGTAGAGTACATGCCGTTTCTCTTGTCTTTCGTCAGTTTCGTTAACGCTGGGATTTGGACTGCCTACTCTTTGATCTACAAACTCGATCTCTACGTTCTT ATAAGCAACGGTCTAGGAACAGCCTTGTGTGCATCTCAGCTAATTGTCTATGGTTTGTACCGCAACGCTACTCCAAGGGATGAGGATAAAACGAAGCCATCGGAGATTGAAATTCCAGCGACGGCCTGA
- the LOC103863969 gene encoding deoxynucleoside triphosphate triphosphohydrolase SAMHD1 homolog isoform X1 codes for MGAYCNDDLNMPVYSAGAPTNELRFSKHVYDNVHGNIYLDPLCLKFIDTEQFQRLRELKQLGVTNMVYPGAVHSRFEHSLGVYWLAGETAQKLKNFQGMELDIDKHDLQTVRLAGLLHDIGHGPFSHMFEREFLPKVMSGCEWSHESMSVKMIDHIVDTHNIDIDAQMLKRVKDMILASTEFSQLKSNAEKRFLYDIVANGRNGIDVDKFDYLVRDSRACGLGCNFQFQRLTETMRVMDNEICYRAKEYRNVHKLFATRADLYRTVYTHPKVKAIELMIVDAMVKANDYLGISTNIDDPAEYWKLDDTILKTIEIAPDQELAEAKDLILRVRRRQLYQFCNEYAVPKEKIEHFKAVTAQDIVCSQKHTSLTLKEEDIAVTNVKIDLARGRENPLECIKFFKVQYRLSVLVHHNLNRLYLIDWFLVQDYESEEKFVIPEERVSHLLPTTFQDMIVRVYAKKPELVEAVSEAFENFQVRTYGIKAQVHETPEKKKRRVM; via the exons ATGGGAGCGTATTGCAACGACGACCTAAACATGCCGGTTTACTCCGCCGGCGCTCCGACGAACGAGCTCCGATTCAGCAAGCATGTCTACGACAACGTTCATGGCAACATCTACCTCGATCCT ctttgcttaaaattcaTTGACACGGAGCAGTTTCAGAG GCTTCGTGAACTAAAGCAGCTTG GAGTGACAAACATGGTATATCCGGGAGCTGTGCATTCTAGGTTTGAGCATTCTCTAGGTGTGTATTGGCTTGCAGGCGAAACTGCACAGAAGCTAAAAAATTTCCAG GGAATGGAGCTCGATATTGACAAACATGATCTTCAGACTGTGAGACTTGCGG GACTTCTCCATGATATTGGCCATGGGCCTTTCAGCCATATGTTTGAGCGTGAGTTCCTGCCAAAGGTCATGAGCGGCTGTGAGTG GTCTCATGAGTCAATGTCTGTAAAGATGATTGACCATATTGTGGACACGCATAACATTGATATTGATGCTCAAATGTTGAAAAGAGTGAAG GATATGATCCTAGCAAGTACTGAATTTTCACAGCTGAAA AGCAACGCAGAGAAACGTTTCTTGTATGACATTGTTGCTAATGGTCGAAATGGGATTGATGTGGACAA GTTTGACTACCTTGTCCGTGATTCTCGAGCTTGTGGACTGGGATGCAACTTTCAGTTCCAAAG ACTGACAGAGACGATGAGAGTCATGGACAACGAAATCTGCTATCGCGCTAAGGAGT ACCGTAATGTTCACAAGTTATTTGCAACACGTGCTGATCTCTATCGAACTGTCTACACACATCCGAAAGTAAAG GCAATAGAGCTTATGATAGTAGATGCTATGGTCAAAGCCAACGATTACTTGGGGATTTCTACTAACATTGACGACCCAGCTGAATACTGGAAG TTGGACGATACAATCCTGAAAACCATTGAAATAGCTCCAGATCAAGAACTTGCAGAAGCTAAAGACCTGATACTCCGCGTTCGCAGAAGGCAGCTGTACCAA TTCTGTAACGAGTATGCGGTTCCAAAGGAAAAAATCGAACATTTCAAAGCCGTTACTGCTCAAGATATCGTCTGTTCTCAG AAGCATACAAGCTTAACACTCAAAGAGGAGGATATCGCTGTTACCAATGTCAAGATTGATTTAGCTCGTGGGAGAGAAAACCCTCTTGAATG catcaagttcttcaaggtACAGTATCGTCTCTCTGTTCTTGTACACCATAATCTCAACAGACTCTATTTGATTGACTGGTTTCTTGTACAGGATTACGAGAGTGAAGAGAAGTTTGTGATACCTGAGGAAAGAGTTAGTCACTTGTTACCAACAACATTTCAAGACATGATAGTGAGAGTATATGCCAAGAAACCAGAACTG GTAGAAGCAGTTTCTGAAGCATTTGAGAACTTCCAAGTGAGAACGTATGGAATCAAAGCTCAAGTTCACGAAACACCTGAGAAAAAGAAACGCCGTGTCATGTAA
- the LOC103863969 gene encoding deoxynucleoside triphosphate triphosphohydrolase SAMHD1 homolog isoform X2 has translation MGAYCNDDLNMPVYSAGAPTNELRFSKHVYDNVHGNIYLDPLCLKFIDTEQFQRLRELKQLGVTNMVYPGAVHSRFEHSLGVYWLAGETAQKLKNFQGMELDIDKHDLQTVRLAGLLHDIGHGPFSHMFEREFLPKVMSGCEWSHESMSVKMIDHIVDTHNIDIDAQMLKRVKDMILASTEFSQLKSNAEKRFLYDIVANGRNGIDVDKFDYLVRDSRACGLGCNFQFQRLTETMRVMDNEICYRAKEYRNVHKLFATRADLYRTVYTHPKVKAIELMIVDAMVKANDYLGISTNIDDPAEYWKLDDTILKTIEIAPDQELAEAKDLILRVRRRQLYQFCNEYAVPKEKIEHFKAVTAQDIVCSQKHTSLTLKEEDIAVTNVKIDLARGRENPLECIKFFKDYESEEKFVIPEERVSHLLPTTFQDMIVRVYAKKPELVEAVSEAFENFQVRTYGIKAQVHETPEKKKRRVM, from the exons ATGGGAGCGTATTGCAACGACGACCTAAACATGCCGGTTTACTCCGCCGGCGCTCCGACGAACGAGCTCCGATTCAGCAAGCATGTCTACGACAACGTTCATGGCAACATCTACCTCGATCCT ctttgcttaaaattcaTTGACACGGAGCAGTTTCAGAG GCTTCGTGAACTAAAGCAGCTTG GAGTGACAAACATGGTATATCCGGGAGCTGTGCATTCTAGGTTTGAGCATTCTCTAGGTGTGTATTGGCTTGCAGGCGAAACTGCACAGAAGCTAAAAAATTTCCAG GGAATGGAGCTCGATATTGACAAACATGATCTTCAGACTGTGAGACTTGCGG GACTTCTCCATGATATTGGCCATGGGCCTTTCAGCCATATGTTTGAGCGTGAGTTCCTGCCAAAGGTCATGAGCGGCTGTGAGTG GTCTCATGAGTCAATGTCTGTAAAGATGATTGACCATATTGTGGACACGCATAACATTGATATTGATGCTCAAATGTTGAAAAGAGTGAAG GATATGATCCTAGCAAGTACTGAATTTTCACAGCTGAAA AGCAACGCAGAGAAACGTTTCTTGTATGACATTGTTGCTAATGGTCGAAATGGGATTGATGTGGACAA GTTTGACTACCTTGTCCGTGATTCTCGAGCTTGTGGACTGGGATGCAACTTTCAGTTCCAAAG ACTGACAGAGACGATGAGAGTCATGGACAACGAAATCTGCTATCGCGCTAAGGAGT ACCGTAATGTTCACAAGTTATTTGCAACACGTGCTGATCTCTATCGAACTGTCTACACACATCCGAAAGTAAAG GCAATAGAGCTTATGATAGTAGATGCTATGGTCAAAGCCAACGATTACTTGGGGATTTCTACTAACATTGACGACCCAGCTGAATACTGGAAG TTGGACGATACAATCCTGAAAACCATTGAAATAGCTCCAGATCAAGAACTTGCAGAAGCTAAAGACCTGATACTCCGCGTTCGCAGAAGGCAGCTGTACCAA TTCTGTAACGAGTATGCGGTTCCAAAGGAAAAAATCGAACATTTCAAAGCCGTTACTGCTCAAGATATCGTCTGTTCTCAG AAGCATACAAGCTTAACACTCAAAGAGGAGGATATCGCTGTTACCAATGTCAAGATTGATTTAGCTCGTGGGAGAGAAAACCCTCTTGAATG catcaagttcttcaag GATTACGAGAGTGAAGAGAAGTTTGTGATACCTGAGGAAAGAGTTAGTCACTTGTTACCAACAACATTTCAAGACATGATAGTGAGAGTATATGCCAAGAAACCAGAACTG GTAGAAGCAGTTTCTGAAGCATTTGAGAACTTCCAAGTGAGAACGTATGGAATCAAAGCTCAAGTTCACGAAACACCTGAGAAAAAGAAACGCCGTGTCATGTAA